The nucleotide sequence GGAGCGGTGAGCCCGCGATCATCATCTCCTTGATCGATATTACGGCGCGGAAACGTGCTGAATATGCGTTGCAGCAGTCCGAGCTACTCTATCGAACGGTACTCAAGAACATCCATGATGGTGTCTTCCTGGTGCAAGAGGCGCAGATTCTCTTTGTGAATGAAGCCGGTGCAGGGCTTGTCGGTGCACCGGAGGCAACGTTACTGGGACAACCGTTTCTTTCGCTTATTGCCGCAGAGTCCATAGACCGAGTACGAGATTGTTTGCGCTACTGTGAAGAATATGGACAGGGCCCTACGCTTGATGATGTCTTTCTTCTCTCTTTTGCCGATGACCGGCATGCTGTCGTGCAGGCCCAGATGGTGATGGTTTCCCATAATGAACGAAAGGCCGTCCTGGTCACGCTGAGAGATATGAGTGTGACGAAACGTGCCGAAGAGACCATTAAAGAGGAAGCCGAAATATCCGCAGCTTTAGTGCGAGTTGGGCGGTAATTGTTGACATCATTGGAGACCC is from Deltaproteobacteria bacterium and encodes:
- a CDS encoding PAS domain S-box protein yields the protein MTSLEAEAAVQQSSEKKPTDSELRYRAVVECSIQGIAVQRHGTVLFANAALATILGYAKPHDIIGQRVEDHIALEERDRLRRYLVARLRGESAPVRYECRGVKKDGTPIWLEVAPALVSWSGEPAIIISLIDITARKRAEYALQQSELLYRTVLKNIHDGVFLVQEAQILFVNEAGAGLVGAPEATLLGQPFLSLIAAESIDRVRDCLRYCEEYGQGPTLDDVFLLSFADDRHAVVQAQMVMVSHNERKAVLVTLRDMSVTKRAEETIKEEAEISAALVRVGR